The DNA window TGGAATCTGGATCAAGATAGAGGTCATATATTTCCGCTCCTTCTCTCAGGGCAGCCACCTCCCCACCCTGACTTACCAGGAGATAAACCTCATCAATATTCCTTTGGAGCATCTGCTGACTTAACAGCTTATCAAAAGATTGAATAGTGCTTTGTCTATTTTCTCCATTTATTGAATTACCAGTTCGACCATGCTCGATGAGAAGTTCAAGGGCAGTCGTGGTGAGATCAGCAACTCGTTCTGCCGAATCTCGTCGATAATATTCCATGGCCTGTTGGAAAATCTGATGCGTAGACTGACTGTTGATGAAGGAGAGGGCCGTCTGGAAAACAACAACCACGATAAACAACACGAGGATGTGTTGAATCTCAAAATGATAGCTCTCAAATCTTTGCGGAAGTTTCAAAATGGGCTTCCTCTTTCCAGAACCTCTTCGATTTCCTCTTGTGCTATTGTCAAACCAGCTTCAACACCGATTTCTCCAGACAATATTTGGTGCAGCCTGGTTGAGAGAATATCAGAAATGAGTGTATACTGATCAAGCATAGGTCGATGAAGACCTTTCTGCATCATTTTCTGAATGAGTTGCAATCTTTCCTGGCGAGGTCCCGATTCGAGTCGGCTATAAAACTCCCGCTGTATAGGGAGCAGACCTTCACTTTCATAGAAAATTTCCTGGCCCTCCTTTGATGCCGCAAATTTCATGAATTCGATTGAGGCATCCTTGACAGGTGAATGTTTGGAGAGCATCATATTCCAACCACCAAAGACGGGTGTGGATTTTCCTCCCTGGAAATGAGGGACAGGTGCTATCTCCAGTTTTTTGAATAATTCTGGATCAAAACGTTGATAGCCCTCATTGTTGACTGTAGGCCATCCTCTTACAAAGGGAATGTCATTTGCCAGAGCGAAACGAATACAATCGTCTTCAGTCATTGCCAGGGCTTCATGAGGGGCGAAGTTGGTTCTGAACATCTCTCGCATAAATCGAGTACGCTCAACGACCACAGAATCTCTCAGATCCAGGAGTTTGCCAGTCATTTCATTCTGCAAGGACAATCCCAGAATTTCATTAAAATTGCAGATTAATCCTTCATAGGCTACTGCCTGGGGGACGAACATGGGTTTCCCTGGAAAATATAGAGCCCTCAGTTCCAGCATCTCTTCCCAGGAAATGGAATGCCTGATACGCTCTACGATTTCTGCTCCATCTGGCAGGGCCAGTATCAAATCCTTTCGGTAGTATAAAGCTCCAATATCTGTGTAAAGAGGAATGGCGTATAAAATGTCATTTACATAGCAGGTTTTAAGCGGTTGAGGCACCAGCTTTTTTAGGAGCTGTGGTGCAAAGTATGGGGCAAGTGGTTCGGCCCATTTGGTAAATCGAGGAACCCAGATCAGATCGACTGAAAAGACATCAATCCTACTGCTTCGGCTGCGTAAGTTCCTGGCTATCAGTTCTTTTCTCTGATTGGTGTTAAATTTTGAAAAGGGCAAATCAATTGCGATTACTTCAATCTCGCCTTCGTGCAATTCATTAAACTGTCTAATAATTTCGGCGTGACCGACACCAATGTTATCAGCGAAATAAACTCTCTCAATTCCGTCAGTATTTAAGGGGTTTGTTCCCAGTGGAAATGAAGAAATCAAAAATGATATAAGGAAGATCAAAGCTCCGATGGAAAACAAAAAAGGTAAACTGGTCGATAAGGTCTTTAGCCTTGGCCTTTTTTGGTGATCTTCTTGTTCTTGAAAGTTGTCCATTTTATTGAAATGATAATAATTGGCGTATCAAAACAATACAAGTCCTAAGTATGTCTTATCAGAGAATCTATTGGTTCAACGCACCGTTAAATTAATCTACCAAACATTTTCCCAACCATACATCACGAAAAGCTTGAAACCTGTGTTCAGTCTGTCACACAAGCTTTTGATCTTATCGCCATATTTACAATTACTTAAGCAAGGAAGTATGGATTAGAAAGGGTTTGCCGAATCCTTCCCTTCAATTGAGATCTAAAATCAAAAACTTATTCCAGGGCCAATGATTGAGATATTATTCAATTCATGGCACTCATATTGAACATCCCCAATGGTAATAGTTGGGGGGGTTCCTTTTATCTATTTTCCAGGAGTTTAGATGCAAAATATTTTAGCTTCACATAAATTTCTTTTTACGCTCATGTTAGGGTTGCTCTTAAGCAGCTGCAACACGACTGAACCTGTGGTAAGACAAGAATCAGTCCATGGTAAAAGTGTTGAAACCATTGTTGAAATGATGACGCTCTCTGAAAAAGTTGGGCAAATGACACAGGCGGGCAGGAAATATCTCGTTAAGGAAGAAGATATTAAGGATTACTTTTTGGGATCTCTTCTCAGTGGAGGTGGCTCTGCCCCTGAAAATAATGAGCCAAACTCCTGGGCAGATATGCTTGATGGATATCAGGGATATGCTGCCGAAACCCGTCTGGGAATACCCCTCCTGTATGGGATAGATGCCATTCATGGCCATAATAATGTGGTGGGTGCAACCATCTTCCCCCATAACATTGGCCTGGGGGCTACTGGAAATGCTGTCCTCGTGGAAGAAATTGCCAGAATTACAGCCAGAGAGGTGCGTGCTACGGGAATTAATTGGACCTTTGACCCTTGTGTCGCTAACTCTAGAGATGAACGTTGGGGCCGCGCTTACGAATCATACGGGGAAGATCCTGCTCTCATATCAGCCTTGGGTCGCGCTCAGGTTGAGGGGTATCAAGGAACCTCATTGAATTCCCCTGAAGCCATTGCGGCATGCACAAAACATTATATCGGTGATGGCGCTCCTGCCTGGGGTACCGGTTCTGGCGGCAACATTGACCAGGGGAATGCCCAGATTTCCGAAGCCGAATTGCGGGCACTCCATCTCCCTCCCTATCAGGCGGCAATTCAAGCTGGAACTGCCACCATCATGGCATCCTACAATAGTTGGAATGGCCAAAAGCTCCATGGACACAAATACCTCATGACCGATCTACTCAAAGGTGAATTGGGGTTTGAGGGATTCATCGTTTCTGATTGGGCTGCCATCGATCAACTCCCTGGTAATTATAAAAGTGATATCATCGAGTCAATCAATGCCGGTGTTGATATGGTCATGGTGCCAGGGAATACTGCTGGTAGCGGATCCAGTTACAGAGAATTCATCAAAAAGTTGAAACAAGCTGTGAATGAAGGCTCAATTGAGATGTCACGGATTGATGATGCTGTCACCCGTATCCTGAATGTGAAAAAAAGCATGGGACTGTTGGATGCGCTCTATTCCAATGACCGTAGTTTAATACCGTCAATTGGTTCTCCAGACCACCGGTCCGTCGCACGTCAGGCGGTGCGGGAATCCATGGTATTGCTGAAAAACGAAAATGTTCTCCCCCTTTCCAGGGACTTGTCCACCATCGTTGTGGCCGGGCGAGGTGCAGACAATGTGGGCATGCAGTGTGGTGGATGGAGTATCGCCTGGCAAGGTGGCATGGGTGATATCACACCTGGAACAACGATGTTGGAAGGGATAGAAGCAACCGTATCAGCTGCTACCCAGGTCATTCACTCCCCTGATGGGGTGGCCGCATCCAGTGGTGATGCAGTCATCGTCGTGGTTGGGGAAGCACCTTACGCCGAGGGTCAGGGAGACCGGGATGATCTCTCTTTGTCGAATGAGGATATATCAGTCTTGAATCGAGTGAAGGCCAGTGGCAAACCCATGGTGGTGGTCCTCCTCTCTGGTCGGCCAATGATTGTCACCGATATAGTCGAAAACTCGGACGCTTTTTTGGCTGCCTGGCTCCCCGGCACAGAAGGGAACGGCATTACCGATGTGATTTTTGGGGACTACAATCCCACTGGGAAACTTTCAGTGACCTGGCCCACTGACATGGGTCAAATTCCAATTAACGTTGGTGATAGCAACTACTCCCCGCTCTTTCCAGTTGGATTTGGATTGAGTTATTAAGCATTGCGCTTTTAAAACGAAGGAATTAAGCTGAAGCTGATATGAAACAATTACCAAACATCTTCTCCTCTGCTGTCTATTTCATTGCTGTGGCTTTACCTTCCCTGCTTCTGGGTCAATCCCTGATGCTTAATGAAATCGTTGCTTCCAATCGGGCAAGTCTGAGTGATGAGGATGGCGACACACCTGACTGGATTGAAATTTACAATACGTCCTCATCTACCATTGATCTACAGGGTTTTGGTCTATCTGATGATATCAGCGACCCCTATAAATGGACATTTGAAACTGGGCAAATTGGCAGTGGTGGTCACACCATCATTTTTGCTTCAGACAAAGACAGACAGAGTATGAATATCAATTGGGATCTCATGCTTGACGAAGGTGATCTATGGCGCTACTTCGTGGGAACTTCCAACCCACCTGCTAACTGGAATGCTTTGGATTTCATTGAAAATCAATGGTTGGAAGGTCCCAGTGGATTTGGCTATGGGGACAATGATGACAATACTGTCATTCCAATCACCATGTCAGTATATATGCGCAAAACGTTTACATTAGCAGATACCTCATCGCTGCCAGGAATGCTATTTCATATCGACTATGATGATGGATACATTGCCTATCTAAATGGAATTGAATTCTCACGGGCGAATATGGGCGCACCTGGTACGACCGTAAACAACAACACGCCTGCAGCATCCTATACTGAACCTTCATTACCGGGCGGAATTGACCTCCCCTACACGCTCCTGCACAGAGATTTATTCGTGGATGGTGACAATGTCATCGCAATTGAGGTGCATAACCACTCCACCAGCTCATCTGACATGACAGCCATTCCTTTCCTGAGTATGGGTGAACTGGGTGGCTCTGGCTCTCCTTTACCTGACTATCTGCTTGTTCCAGGACAGAGCCAATTTCACACCAATTTTAAAATTAGCAGTGATGGTGAGCTGGTAATGTTAACCAGTCCTGATGGAGGGAGTCTTGACTCAATTAGAGTTCCCGAGTTACCCTCTGATATAAGTTGGGGTAGAGAGCCTGACGCCAGTGCCAATTTATATTATTTCAATCCTCCAACACCAGGTGAGGCTAATGTGGGAGGATTCGCTACCCTGGCTGAGCCACCTACTCTATCCCCTGAACCAGGATTTTACAATGGCGGCATCGCCTTAAGTATGGGTACCGTCCCTCCAGGCCGGATATATAAATATACCACTGATGGCACAACACCGAACCTGGGTTCCGCTACCTATTATGCACCCCTGCCCATTACCCAGACCACTGTAATTCGAGTCTTGAGCTGCGCCTTTGACGGCACAAATCCCACCCAATCATCCTACAGCTATTTTATTAATGAAGACCCCTATCTTCCAGTAGTGTCACTCATTTTTGATCCAGGGGCTTTCTTTGATAATGATACAGGCATGTATGTCATGGGATCAAATGCATCTCAATCATTTCCTCACTTTGGTGCAAATTTCTGGGAAGATTGGGAACGGCAGGTCCATCTGGAATATTTTGAGGATGGAGATGATTTGAGTTATGCTGCTTCAGCTGGCGCAAAGATTTTTGGAGGCTGGAGTCGTGGGAATCCACAGCGCTCAATCTCGCTTTTCGCCCGGGGACGCTTTGGAACCAGTAAATTTGATTACCCCTTCTTTCCCGAGTTGGACATCGACGACTTCGAGGCAATCGTACTCAGGAATTCAGGCAATGACTGGAATGCTTCAGGCTATCGGGATGGCTTTATGACCGGCCTGGTATCTGAGAGGGATATTGACAAACAAGCTTTTCAGCCCGTTGAAGTCTATTTTAATGGGGACTATTGGGGTATCTACAATTTGCGTGAGAAGGTCAATGAGCATTTTGTAGCAAGTCATCACGATCTTGACACCGACGATATTGATTTATTGGGAATGGACGGCAATGAGGTGATTCATGGTGAAAACGGACATTATATTGATCTCATTGATTATGTGAATACCCATGCCCTTATCTCTGACCTTAATTTTGAGTATATCGAAGAACGCGTAGATATCGATAATTTTATTGATTACCAATTGGCTCAAATCTACTTCGACAACCAGGACTGGCCTGGCAATAATATAAAATTCTGGAACTCCAGACAACCTGGCAGCAAGTGGCGATGGATTTTATATGATACTGATTTTGGTTTTAGCATATGGAGCACCAATAACTACATAAGAAATACCCTGGAATTCGCCACCGATCCAAATGGACCGGGTTGGCCAAACCCGCCCTGGTCCACCCTACTCTTGCGGAAATTTTTGACCAATCCTGGCTTTAAACAAGATTTCATTCTGACAGCCTGCGACCTGTTGAATCAGCCGTTTAAATATGACAAAGTTGAGGCAGCCCTCAATGTACATCAACAATGGCTTTTGCTCTCACTACCAGATCATATAGCACGCTGGAATCACATCAACATTACCAACTGGTATAATGAGGGGATCATCATGGATAATTTTGCCTTGAATCGCCCCCATTACATGCGCAATCATTTCAGGAACAAGTTTAATCTGGGTGCTGATAGTGATCTTCAAGTCAATGTTGAACCTGCAGATGCTGGCCTGGTGCGAGTACATTCCATTATCCCGGAAAACTATCCATGGGTTGGTACTTATTTTTCGACTGTCCCCCTTGATGTGCGCGCCGTAGCTCTACCCGGTTATCAATTTTCACACTGGGAAGGCATATCAGGGGAAAATGTAGACCTGACCATAAGTATGCTGTCTGATGTCGATCTAACCGCTGTTTTTGTCCCCGTATCTCCTGAGGATGGGGCTGTGGTTATCAACGAGATCAACTACAATTCTGCCAATGAATATGACTCAAAGGACTGGATCGAGTTATATAATGGAACGCCTGCCAGTATCGATCTGGAGGGGTGGACAGTAGGTGATGGTTCTGATGATAATCAATTTGTGCTGCCTGATATAGTAATTCCAGCTGAGGCCTATCTCATTGTGTGTAGTGACTCCCTAGCGTTTCGAAATATCCATGGAGATTATCCCTGCATTATTGGCGACCTGGATTTCAATTTCAGCAATGGTGGAGAACTCATTCGACTTTTCAATTCTGATGAAATCCTCATGGATAGTGTTCGCTATGATGATGAAGACCCGTGGCCTGCTGAACCAGACGGTGATGGGCCAACCTTGGAGCTAATGCATCCCAGTCTGGACAATGCAATAAGCTCAAGCTGGGCAGTATCTGATAATCTGGGGACACCTGGTGCACAGAATAGCCGCTTCGCCAATCCCTCTGCCATCGTTGAACATAACCGACCTGCAGATTTTCGTTTGGGAATGGCCTTCCCCAATCCTTTTAATGCCAGAGTTAGCATTCCATACATCGTTCCGGAGACAGAATCATTTCAGATTGTTATATTTGATATCAGGGGTCGTATGGTTCATTCTGAAACCATCAATTCATCGAGTAGCGGCAGAGGTTTATATCAGTGGGATGGTACCAATGAATCTGGAAAAGACTGCAGTTCTGGAATGTATGTGGTTCGTTTAAGTCAAAACGAACTCACCACTTCCAGGAAAATTGCTCTCCTCCGATAGGAATAGCTACTCAACCAATTTAACAGTTCCAAAATTTGCCGGGGATTGATAGGCATTGTCCCGAGTGGCATACCAGGAAATTTTACCGTTTCTGGTATTACTATCATTATCATTTATATGAACATCAAGACCTAAAAAGTGGTCTGCAATTGCCATCCCATTGAGACTATCCCAGGGAATGGCAAGCTCTAGCATATATCCATCTTCATGGCGGACCTGCTCAAAGGTCGCCCCCTCAAAATAAGCACCAATATCTGCATACAAATTTTCACCATCCAAAACAAATCGCAGTTGGAATTCATCTTCTCCAAAGAATTTTGCTTTGCTATTATCCGCGTCCAGATAAATCTCGATGCCATCGTTTAAATGGTCTACTGAAGAGTTTGTGCTAAGACTATCGTCACGAACATCTATATAGAAATACAAGTTTTGCCAGTCCCAGAGAATGCTAAACCAGGAGCTGAGATCCTCCCCACCCTGGATGGACCCTGTGATGATATTTTCCAAAGTGAGTCGCTGTACTCCAGTCCAGGTTTCATCTAACAATCCATCTATTTCTGGGGGGATCTCTGTTCGCTTTACTTGAACCCCTTCAAATTTTTGCCACGAAATTTCACACGGAGACGTTTGAGTACTCCCCTTTTGATTCCACACCTTAACATGGAATTTGCCAGATTGCTGGGCCATGGGAAGCTCATGGAGCAACAGCTCATATCCTGTAACATGGGAAATGACCTGATTATTGCGATACCATTGATACTCCAGTGGATAACCAGTTGCTTTGACCCGTAAACCCCCTGGATAACCCTCCATTATTTCCATATTTGCAGGTGCTTGAATAATCTTTGGTTTCTTTATTTCCATAGTCCGAGTGTATGCTGTGGGATCAAGAGGATGCAACGACTCAACCATTCCCGGGAAAAAGTCACAATTGATGGAATTGGTGAGGAGAGCCTGTTTAAATAACCAGCGCTTCGCCTGCCATTTGCCAGGCCGGGGACCTGCCCCATTCCAATAGGCAAGAATCTTTTCAAACCCTGGCGTCTTTCCAATGCTCCAAGGTTGTCTATTCAGCTCAAATTTTTTATGGGTCCACCAGTTCCAGCCCACATTGGCTTCTGCAAGAAATTGAGTGGAACGTCTATATAATTCCCAGGGAGGATCCTGCTCACCGGTCTCACCATGCCAGAGGGGCATATCATATTTTTTACGCAAATCATCCCAGCGTTGGAGACCTCTCTGGGTGTTTGTAGGTGGGTAGGAGTGGAAGGCCATGACGAGATGTGGATCCCAATCCATGGGTTCAAGGACAGAAAAATCCTGAGCCCAGTCATCACCTTCAATAAAAATGATGCCCTTGCTATCTGTTTCACGAATGACTCGTGTGATAAGAACATACAATTCCCTTAGTAATCCAGGATCCACCCCATCATATCTTGCCAGAAGTGGTTCATTCAAGAGATCGTAACCAACAATGCAGGACTTTTCTGCGTATCGTCTGGTGATGATGTCCCAGAGATCAATAGTCTGAGGCCAATAGATGGACTTTTCTGTCCAGAGGCGGGCTGTACCATCACTATCTGAGATATTCTCGGCATTCTGGCCACCAGGAGCTCCGTGAAGGTCCCAGATAACACCCATGCCTGCTGTTTCACACCATTCCACGAAAGCATCAAGATATTGAAACTTACTCTCATCGTAAACATAGGGTGCTTGAGATGGTTGTTTATCTCGGGGTTGAAGCATGGAAGCCAGCAAAGGTACTCGAAGGGTGTTCACTCCAAATGATTTCATGGTCTCCACATCTTCGCGAGTCACAAAATTCGTATAATATACGTCCCAGAACTTCCGGGCATTTTTTGAACCAATGAGGTCTTCAATTGCTGCTTCGAAATGTCTGGGTCGGTCGAGTTTTCTAATGCCCCACATGTATCCCTCAGGGAGCAACCACCCCCCCAGACCAATACCGCGAAGTTGAACGATCTCCCCAGTCTTGATATCGATGATATTCTGCCCATCCGTTGTATAATAAGCTTGAAGATTTGATCCTAGTACCAGCATGAGGCAGATTGACAGGAAGCACGTGGTTGTTTTCATTTTAATCCTCGGTAAGAATGACTTAGAATATCAATTGCCTCAGGTCTGCCGGATTCTGTTATATAGGCGGGTCTGAGCAGATACAATGTTTTGTTATCAAATATAAAGTGGCCAGAATAATGGCAATATAAATACTGCGACTAATCCAAAAAGAATAACCAGGGGCAAACCAACACGGGTGTAATCGGTGAATCGATACCCACCAATACCCATGACCAGGAGATTAACTGGATGGCCAACAGGACTTAAGAAACTGGCTGAACTACCGAGAGCTACAACCATGGCCAGGGCATAGGGTGAAAGCCCCAGATTTGTAGCCGTAGCAATAGCCATGGGAGCCATGAGGACAGCCACGGCCGCTGTGGGCATGACCTGTGCAAACAGACAAGTAATGATGTATAATCCAGCAATAATCCCCTGAGGTCCTAGAAAAGCCAGTGAACCCAGCAGGTTATCTGCAAGCAGAGTGGTCACTCCTGTTTCATGCATTGCAACTCCCAGACTCAACATCCCTGCTATGAGCATGATTGCCCGCCATTCAATGGCTTTATAGGCTTCATCCATGGTTAGACATTTTGTTAATACCATGAGGACAGCTCCAGCCAGGGCTGCGATAAAAATAGGTAGCCATCCTATGGCTACGGCAACAAGGACACCAATTTCAATTCCTGCCGCAATCATGACTTTGTCTTTTTTATATATCGGCTGATCCAGACCACTGATGATGAGGTAATCAGCCTCCTGCTGCAGCATGCCCAGGTTTTGCCGCAATCCGTAAACCATGAGTGCATCCCCGGGTTCAAGTACAAAATCACGGAGGTTCGTCCGGTAGGCCCTGTCTCTACGCCAGATCGCCAACACAGTAAGCCCAAATTTTTCACGGAAGTACAATTCACCAATGGATTTGCCTGCTGCTGAATTGCGAGGAGAAAGGGTGATCTCAGCCACGCCGACTTCGTCAGATTCCAGACGCTCCAGATCATTCTTGGATTGTTCCTCCATCTCCAGATTCTGCAAGCTGTGAAGAATTTCTAATATTTCGGGCTCGCCTATGACGATGAGTATATCATTTGCTTCAAGCTCAGAATCAGGAGGAGGCATAAAGATGACCTCATCCCCTCTTCGAATTCCCAAAACGTTGATTCCCAGGGTGCTTTTTAAATGACTGCGGGCTATACTTCGAGTTGCCAGCGATGATCCTTCAGGGATGTGAATCCCGATGAGATGCCGATGCAATTTATATTGCAGGGCAACCTTGCGTGGTGATACGTAGCTGAACCCACTTACCTGATTGCTATCTGCCATGGCATCTAGTTTGTCTGTCTGACCAATTGATATGAGCAGATCATCGGCGTTAAATCGATAATTTCTCAAACGCGAAACCCGTACCTTGTCTTTCTGGATCACTGCGATAATGTTTATTTCAAAGGAATTACGGGTCCCTGCTTCCTTAAAGGTTTTTCCAATAAATTGAGAATCGGGAGCAATCTTAAATTCGGCAAATCGGATGGCTTCATCCAGCTCATGTTCACCAATCAGCCAACCACGTTTCAGAGTCAGCGTTTTCCAGTCTCGGAGTATACCAACCTGATCCCTTCTGCCGCCTACCAACAATTTATCTTCGGCACGTAACTGAGTATCTGGCCCGGGAGCCAAGAGGGTTTTCTCTCCCCTGAGAATGGCCAGGACATTGAAACCCAGTGCTGATCCCAGTCGACTCTCAGAGAGATTTTTGTCCTTCAACGCAGAATTTTGGGGAATGCTCATGGTCAAGAGGCGTTCAGTGAGCTCATATTGACCATTTAAAGTATCAGCGATGGACGTTGATCGACCCAGGTCTCTGTTTGGGAGGAGGTGTCTTCCAAATACAACGAGATAGGTGATGCCAATGAGCATGGCGATCACACCGATGGGTGTAAAATCAAACAATTCAAATGCTTCTAGCCCCTCCATTTCCAATGCATTGCTGATAAGAATATTGGGAGCCGTAGCAATAAGTGTGGTCAATCCACCAAACAGAGATGCAAAAGCCAGGGGAATCAACAATTTTGAAGGGGAGCGACCAGTCCGATGGGCAATCTCCATGACCACAGGCAGCATGAGAGCGGCCACGCCAATGTTATTCATTACTCCCGATAGCGCGCCAACCGTCACCATCATGATAACCAATAATTTGATTTCACTGTTTCCAGAGAGTTTGAGTATTTGACCCCCCAGGATTTGAGCTACACCGGTTCTGACCAGACCAGCGCTTAACACCAGAACAGAGGCAATGGTGATGATGGCAGTATTGCTAAATCCTGCAATGGCCTGGGAATGTGTGATCAATCCAAAAATGGAGCAAATGAGTAGTACCGATAGGGCTACCAGATCCACTCGAAGCCATTCAGTAACAAACAGCAACACTGCTCCCCCAAGGACTACGAGTACAAATATCATGGAAAAAGTCATCTATTACCTGTCAGTTTAAATTTTTAACCTTGATCTGATACGCTCAGTGAATATTTGAAAGGTAAGGGGAAAACGTCAGCCTTGCAAGAAAACAAGGTCCCACCCCTGGCAACAATAGTAGTGCAATTTCAACGGATAAATTCGTGAATTAAAAAAAGAATTGATTTTCAAGCGTGTTATATATCTATCGAAGAAGGGTGACCTTATATACGTTTGATACATATGTATCCTGATGGACAAGAAAATAGACCCCGCTTGGTAGATCAGTCGAGGCATTTGATTTCCCATCCCATTGCAGACTCAAT is part of the Candidatus Neomarinimicrobiota bacterium genome and encodes:
- a CDS encoding anion permease; translated protein: MIFVLVVLGGAVLLFVTEWLRVDLVALSVLLICSIFGLITHSQAIAGFSNTAIITIASVLVLSAGLVRTGVAQILGGQILKLSGNSEIKLLVIMMVTVGALSGVMNNIGVAALMLPVVMEIAHRTGRSPSKLLIPLAFASLFGGLTTLIATAPNILISNALEMEGLEAFELFDFTPIGVIAMLIGITYLVVFGRHLLPNRDLGRSTSIADTLNGQYELTERLLTMSIPQNSALKDKNLSESRLGSALGFNVLAILRGEKTLLAPGPDTQLRAEDKLLVGGRRDQVGILRDWKTLTLKRGWLIGEHELDEAIRFAEFKIAPDSQFIGKTFKEAGTRNSFEINIIAVIQKDKVRVSRLRNYRFNADDLLISIGQTDKLDAMADSNQVSGFSYVSPRKVALQYKLHRHLIGIHIPEGSSLATRSIARSHLKSTLGINVLGIRRGDEVIFMPPPDSELEANDILIVIGEPEILEILHSLQNLEMEEQSKNDLERLESDEVGVAEITLSPRNSAAGKSIGELYFREKFGLTVLAIWRRDRAYRTNLRDFVLEPGDALMVYGLRQNLGMLQQEADYLIISGLDQPIYKKDKVMIAAGIEIGVLVAVAIGWLPIFIAALAGAVLMVLTKCLTMDEAYKAIEWRAIMLIAGMLSLGVAMHETGVTTLLADNLLGSLAFLGPQGIIAGLYIITCLFAQVMPTAAVAVLMAPMAIATATNLGLSPYALAMVVALGSSASFLSPVGHPVNLLVMGIGGYRFTDYTRVGLPLVILFGLVAVFILPLFWPLYI